A part of Chitinimonas koreensis genomic DNA contains:
- a CDS encoding TonB-dependent receptor plug domain-containing protein, translating into MPRTTLKRLPVLLFLLGGSWALAASGEEEDLELVYGDKSFVSIATGSNIAVSRAPAVATVITAEEIASGGFANLDDVLETVPGMHVGRNELSYEALYIVRGIISKRNPEVLMLLNGQPMTSPFVGNRGDFWQGMPLEHVARIEVIRGPGSALYGADAYSGVINIITKDAKQIDGNHVGTRLGSFGSRAGWFQHGGKWGDVDVAAYLNVERTDGSDARVEADGQTFLDGLFGSHASHAPGPVNRDFRALDAHLELAWNGWRLRTAHLRRDDIGSGAGIGAALDPDGSTDTRTTLANLGYQTRLADWELSTQADYYGRSAVSRLKVYPNGAFGGAYPDGFIGNPSKWERRHALSGTAVYSGWQDHRLRFGVGVERTEIYKTAESKNFEFVGGVPVPTGGVVDVSGTDKVYLKPHVRRLDYVYLQDEWSMAKDWTLTAGIRHDRYSDFGNTTNPRLALVWEAAYNVTAKLLYGQAFRAPSFVEQYIINNPVTQGNPNAKPEKISTGEFVLNWQPQTNLQFGLNVFRYQRSDILRYVPVAVGNMAENTGGASGRGFELEAAWEPSRAVRLSANFAHQRSVDDTDGRDAGIAPHNHAYARADWRFDSEWSLSGQFNWVAGRHREAADVRTEPVPDYHTVDATLRRGLASSQWEVSLTARNLFDADAREPSFAPGTDLPQDIPLAGRSWLLQARYQF; encoded by the coding sequence ATGCCCAGGACAACCCTCAAGCGCCTGCCCGTCCTGCTGTTCCTGCTCGGCGGCAGCTGGGCGCTGGCCGCCAGCGGCGAGGAGGAAGACCTCGAGCTGGTCTACGGCGACAAGTCCTTCGTCTCGATCGCCACCGGCTCGAACATCGCCGTGTCGCGCGCGCCGGCGGTCGCCACCGTGATCACCGCCGAGGAGATCGCCAGCGGCGGCTTCGCCAATCTCGACGACGTGCTCGAAACCGTGCCCGGCATGCACGTCGGCCGAAACGAGCTCTCCTACGAAGCGCTCTACATCGTGCGCGGCATCATCTCCAAGCGGAACCCGGAGGTACTGATGCTGCTGAACGGCCAGCCGATGACCAGCCCCTTCGTCGGCAACCGCGGCGACTTCTGGCAAGGCATGCCGCTGGAGCACGTCGCCCGCATCGAGGTGATCCGCGGCCCCGGCTCGGCGCTGTACGGCGCCGACGCCTATTCGGGCGTGATCAACATCATCACCAAGGACGCCAAGCAGATCGACGGCAACCACGTCGGCACCCGGCTCGGCTCGTTCGGCAGCCGCGCCGGCTGGTTCCAGCACGGCGGCAAGTGGGGCGACGTCGACGTGGCGGCCTACCTCAACGTCGAGCGCACCGACGGCTCCGACGCGCGCGTCGAGGCCGACGGCCAGACCTTCCTCGATGGCCTGTTCGGCAGCCATGCCTCGCATGCGCCGGGGCCGGTGAACCGCGACTTCCGCGCGCTCGACGCCCACCTGGAGCTGGCCTGGAACGGCTGGCGCCTGCGCACCGCCCACCTGCGCCGCGACGACATCGGCAGCGGCGCCGGCATCGGCGCGGCGCTCGATCCGGACGGCAGCACCGATACCCGCACCACGCTGGCCAACCTCGGCTACCAGACCCGGCTGGCCGACTGGGAGCTGTCGACCCAGGCCGACTATTACGGCCGCAGCGCGGTATCGCGGCTCAAGGTCTATCCGAACGGCGCCTTCGGCGGCGCCTATCCGGACGGCTTCATCGGCAATCCGTCCAAGTGGGAACGCCGCCATGCGCTGTCCGGCACCGCGGTCTACTCGGGCTGGCAGGATCACCGGCTGCGTTTCGGCGTCGGCGTCGAGCGCACCGAGATCTACAAGACCGCCGAGAGCAAGAACTTCGAATTCGTCGGCGGCGTCCCGGTCCCGACCGGCGGCGTGGTCGACGTCAGCGGCACCGACAAGGTCTACCTCAAGCCGCACGTGCGGCGGCTCGACTACGTCTACCTGCAGGACGAGTGGAGCATGGCCAAGGACTGGACGCTGACCGCCGGCATCCGCCACGACCGCTACTCGGACTTCGGCAACACCACCAATCCGCGGCTGGCGCTGGTGTGGGAGGCCGCCTACAACGTCACCGCCAAGCTCCTGTACGGCCAGGCCTTCCGCGCGCCGTCCTTCGTCGAGCAGTACATCATCAACAACCCGGTCACCCAGGGGAATCCGAACGCCAAGCCCGAGAAGATCTCGACCGGCGAATTCGTGCTGAACTGGCAGCCGCAGACCAATCTGCAGTTCGGCCTCAACGTGTTCCGCTACCAGCGCAGCGACATCCTGCGCTACGTGCCGGTGGCGGTCGGCAACATGGCCGAGAACACCGGCGGCGCCAGCGGCCGCGGCTTCGAGCTCGAAGCCGCCTGGGAGCCGAGCCGGGCGGTGCGGTTGTCGGCCAACTTCGCCCACCAGCGCTCGGTCGACGACACCGACGGCCGCGACGCCGGCATCGCACCGCACAACCACGCCTATGCGCGCGCCGACTGGCGCTTCGACAGCGAATGGTCGCTCAGCGGCCAGTTCAACTGGGTGGCCGGCCGCCACCGCGAGGCGGCCGACGTGCGCACCGAACCGGTGCCCGACTACCACACCGTCGACGCCACGCTGCGGCGCGGCCTGGCCTCGAGCCAGTGGGAGGTCTCGCTGACCGCGCGCAACCTGTTCGACGCCGATGCGCGCGAACCGAGCTTCGCGCCGGGCACCGACCTGCCGCAGGACATCCCGCTCGCCGGCCGTTCCTGGCTGCTGCAAGCCCGTTACCAGTTTTAA
- a CDS encoding citrate synthase, with protein sequence MTTEDRDLIHSKIWLEEAQADNPFRAEASYCRGYDVYGALLGQASYIEYLYLLFRGERPDTRQARLLETLAIALANPGPRDPSVHAAMCAGVGGSPAAAALMAALAAGAGSYGGAREVRLAVEGWQTAGTDLAAWTPLLTKPAPPERAQVWPDMEHPPGFDPYGTRCAGPVLQTLARLAELTPDGRAAWLAAEREGLERAAGLPLALTGAAAAGFADLGCTPAEAEMLTLLLRLPGAAAHTLEQAEVGYRRFPFFTIELENDPQAKERAA encoded by the coding sequence ATGACGACCGAAGACCGGGATCTCATCCACAGCAAGATCTGGCTGGAAGAAGCGCAAGCGGACAACCCCTTTCGTGCCGAAGCGAGCTACTGCCGCGGCTACGACGTATACGGCGCACTGCTGGGCCAGGCCAGTTACATCGAGTATCTGTACCTGCTGTTCCGCGGCGAGCGGCCCGATACGCGCCAGGCACGGCTGCTCGAAACGCTGGCGATCGCGCTGGCCAACCCCGGCCCGCGCGACCCGTCGGTCCATGCGGCCATGTGCGCCGGCGTCGGCGGCTCGCCGGCTGCGGCGGCGCTGATGGCCGCGCTGGCGGCCGGAGCCGGAAGCTACGGCGGCGCGCGCGAGGTACGGCTGGCGGTCGAGGGCTGGCAAACGGCCGGCACCGACCTCGCGGCCTGGACACCGCTGCTGACCAAGCCGGCGCCGCCCGAACGCGCACAGGTCTGGCCCGACATGGAACACCCGCCGGGCTTCGACCCCTATGGCACGCGCTGCGCCGGCCCGGTGCTGCAGACGCTGGCCCGCCTGGCCGAACTGACGCCGGACGGCCGCGCCGCCTGGCTGGCCGCCGAGCGTGAGGGCCTGGAGCGGGCGGCCGGCCTGCCGCTGGCGCTGACCGGCGCGGCCGCGGCCGGCTTCGCCGACCTCGGCTGCACGCCGGCCGAGGCCGAGATGCTGACCCTGCTGCTGCGCCTGCCCGGCGCCGCCGCCCATACGCTCGAACAGGCCGAGGTCGGCTACCGCCGCTTCCCCTTCTTCACCATCGAGCTCGAAAACGATCCCCAGGCCAAGGAGCGCGCAGCATGA
- a CDS encoding thiamine pyrophosphate-binding protein, which yields MPDQKQAGATASEDQHAVDVAEMMVRYLESIGIEYVFGIPGGAVEPLYNALARSERRGGLRHILARHETGAAYMADGYARETGKIGVCLATSGPGATNLITGIACAFDNGVPILAITGQPSLPSFGKRALQESACTGINTLGMFRHCTRYNSLVSHRDQAEQKLANALMKARQANGPVHLTFPVDILRAQLKSPERAFDLNKLLYKPSLVDEAALRKLAEAIRGAHRMVFVIGASCGEAIDPILELAELTDSIFLTAPDGKGLVNPRHPLYRGVFGFAGHYTANAALLDDPDLTLAFGTSLGEWASAAWCETVLNDRLIHIDSSEEHLLRSPMAKLHVRGRISTVCERLLEALRSGPSPYVQRDIGASGHIQSQRLREPDKCSDDSVPIKPQRLMRLLSERLPPNVRVFADTGNSTSWAVHYLEVHDRRMRHGNGSPPVAADGQRRHGGPGWLQSTMDFAAMGWAIGAAIGAAAGNRRCPAVCITGDGSYLMNGQEISVAAAEGLNVLFVILNDGGLGMVKHGQRLSGAESIGHAIPLVDYRLQAESFGVPGYVIRSAADLEALDIGALLRRGGPSLLDVRIDPDEVPPMNVRIKTLKGTA from the coding sequence ATGCCGGATCAGAAACAGGCGGGCGCCACCGCGTCCGAGGATCAGCATGCTGTCGACGTGGCCGAGATGATGGTCCGCTACCTCGAGAGCATTGGCATCGAATACGTGTTCGGGATACCCGGGGGCGCGGTCGAACCGCTCTACAACGCCCTGGCGCGCAGCGAGCGGCGCGGCGGCCTGCGCCACATCCTGGCGCGGCACGAGACCGGCGCGGCCTACATGGCCGACGGCTATGCGCGCGAGACCGGCAAGATCGGCGTCTGCCTCGCCACCTCGGGGCCGGGCGCCACCAACCTGATCACCGGCATCGCCTGCGCCTTCGACAACGGCGTGCCGATCCTGGCCATCACCGGCCAGCCCTCGCTACCCTCGTTCGGCAAGCGCGCGCTGCAGGAATCGGCCTGCACCGGCATCAACACGCTCGGCATGTTCCGCCACTGCACGCGCTACAACTCGCTGGTGTCGCACCGCGACCAGGCCGAGCAGAAGCTCGCCAACGCGCTGATGAAGGCGCGCCAGGCCAACGGCCCGGTGCACCTGACCTTCCCGGTCGACATCCTGCGCGCCCAGCTCAAGTCGCCCGAGCGCGCCTTCGACCTCAACAAGCTCTTGTACAAGCCCTCGCTGGTCGACGAGGCGGCGCTGCGCAAGCTGGCCGAGGCGATCCGCGGCGCGCACCGCATGGTGTTCGTGATCGGCGCCAGCTGCGGCGAGGCGATCGATCCGATCCTCGAACTGGCCGAGCTGACCGACTCGATCTTCCTCACCGCGCCTGACGGCAAGGGCCTGGTCAATCCGCGCCACCCGCTCTACCGCGGCGTGTTCGGCTTCGCCGGCCACTACACCGCCAACGCGGCGCTGCTCGACGACCCCGACCTGACGCTGGCCTTCGGCACCAGCCTCGGCGAATGGGCCAGCGCGGCCTGGTGCGAGACGGTGCTGAACGACCGGCTGATCCACATCGATTCGTCCGAGGAACACCTGCTGCGCTCGCCGATGGCCAAGCTGCACGTGCGCGGCCGCATCAGCACGGTGTGCGAGCGGCTGCTCGAGGCGCTGCGCAGCGGCCCCAGCCCTTACGTCCAGCGCGACATCGGCGCCAGCGGCCATATCCAGAGCCAGCGGCTGCGCGAGCCGGACAAGTGCAGCGACGACAGCGTGCCGATCAAGCCGCAACGGCTGATGCGCCTGCTGTCCGAACGGCTGCCGCCCAATGTGCGGGTGTTCGCCGACACCGGCAACAGCACCTCGTGGGCGGTGCACTACCTCGAAGTGCACGACCGCCGCATGCGCCACGGCAACGGCAGCCCGCCGGTCGCTGCCGACGGCCAGCGCCGCCACGGCGGGCCGGGCTGGCTGCAGAGCACCATGGACTTCGCCGCGATGGGCTGGGCGATCGGCGCCGCGATCGGCGCGGCGGCCGGCAACCGGCGCTGCCCGGCGGTCTGCATCACCGGCGACGGCAGCTACCTGATGAACGGCCAGGAGATCTCGGTCGCCGCGGCCGAGGGACTCAACGTGCTGTTCGTCATCCTCAACGACGGCGGCCTGGGCATGGTCAAGCACGGCCAGCGGCTGTCGGGCGCCGAATCGATCGGCCATGCGATCCCGCTCGTCGACTACCGGCTGCAGGCTGAATCGTTCGGCGTGCCGGGCTACGTGATCCGCTCGGCGGCCGACCTCGAGGCGCTCGACATCGGCGCGCTGCTGCGCCGCGGCGGGCCGAGCCTGCTCGACGTGCGCATCGACCCCGACGAGGTGCCGCCGATGAACGTGCGCATCAAGACTCTGAAAGGAACCGCCTAG
- a CDS encoding SDR family NAD(P)-dependent oxidoreductase, with the protein MHCYVVTGASRGLGLGLARAVAARGGQLVALARHESAELAALGAGLPGYRFVALDLADGARVAEVAEELFGSLAALDWDGAYLVNNAGVVEPVAPAGRCDDAELQRCIAVDLAAAMQLCNAFVRHFEARRGDRRIVNVSSGAGRNPYPGWSAYCAAKAGLDMYSRCVGLEQAARPDGIRIAAIAPGIVDTGMQADIRRHGADDFPLVDRVKAYHADGALSDPDDCGARLLAALHGDRIGFGELLDLRELG; encoded by the coding sequence ATGCACTGCTACGTCGTCACCGGCGCCTCTCGCGGCCTGGGACTGGGCCTGGCCCGCGCCGTCGCCGCGCGCGGCGGCCAGCTGGTCGCGCTGGCGCGGCACGAATCGGCCGAGCTGGCCGCGCTCGGCGCGGGACTGCCCGGCTACCGCTTCGTCGCGCTCGACCTGGCCGACGGCGCCCGGGTGGCCGAGGTCGCCGAGGAGCTGTTCGGCTCGCTGGCCGCGCTCGACTGGGACGGCGCCTACCTGGTCAACAACGCCGGCGTGGTCGAGCCGGTAGCGCCCGCCGGCCGCTGCGACGACGCCGAACTGCAGCGCTGCATCGCCGTCGACCTCGCGGCGGCGATGCAATTGTGCAACGCCTTCGTGCGCCATTTCGAAGCGCGCCGCGGCGACCGCCGCATCGTCAACGTCAGCTCCGGCGCCGGCCGCAATCCCTATCCGGGCTGGAGCGCCTACTGCGCCGCCAAGGCCGGGCTCGACATGTACAGCCGCTGCGTCGGCCTCGAGCAGGCGGCACGGCCGGACGGCATCCGCATCGCCGCGATCGCGCCCGGCATCGTCGACACCGGCATGCAGGCCGACATCCGCCGCCACGGCGCCGACGACTTTCCGCTGGTCGACCGCGTCAAGGCCTACCACGCCGACGGCGCGCTGAGCGACCCGGACGACTGCGGCGCGCGCCTGCTGGCCGCGCTGCACGGCGACCGGATCGGCTTCGGCGAACTGCTGGACCTGCGCGAGCTCGGTTGA
- the rpe gene encoding ribulose-phosphate 3-epimerase — protein sequence MSQPTYRIAPSILSANFAKLGEEVQNVIAAGADIIHFDVMDNHYVPNLTIGPLVCEAIRPCTEAPIDVHLMVKPVDRIIPDFARAGANIITFHPEASEHLDRTLGLIRDSGCKAGLVFNPATPLHYMDYVMDKLDMVLLMSVNPGFGGQKFIPGTLDKLREARRRIDAYTARSGREIWLEIDGGVKVDNIAEIAAAGADTFVAGSAIYNTPDYKATIDAMRAELAKV from the coding sequence ATGAGCCAGCCCACCTACCGCATCGCCCCGTCCATCCTGTCTGCAAACTTTGCCAAGCTCGGCGAAGAAGTACAAAACGTGATCGCCGCCGGCGCCGACATCATCCATTTCGACGTGATGGACAACCACTACGTGCCGAACCTGACCATCGGCCCGCTGGTGTGCGAGGCGATCCGGCCCTGCACCGAGGCGCCGATCGACGTGCACCTGATGGTCAAGCCGGTCGACCGCATCATCCCCGACTTCGCCCGCGCCGGCGCCAACATCATCACCTTCCATCCCGAGGCCAGCGAGCACCTCGACCGCACGCTCGGCCTGATCCGCGATTCGGGCTGCAAGGCCGGCCTGGTGTTCAACCCGGCCACGCCGCTGCACTACATGGACTACGTGATGGACAAGCTCGACATGGTGCTGCTGATGTCGGTCAACCCCGGCTTCGGCGGCCAGAAGTTCATCCCCGGCACGCTCGACAAGCTGCGCGAGGCGCGCCGCCGCATCGACGCATACACCGCGCGCAGCGGCCGCGAGATCTGGCTGGAGATCGACGGCGGCGTGAAGGTCGACAACATCGCCGAGATCGCCGCCGCCGGCGCCGACACCTTCGTGGCCGGCTCGGCGATCTACAACACGCCCGACTACAAGGCGACCATCGACGCCATGAGGGCGGAGCTGGCGAAGGTCTGA
- the apaG gene encoding Co2+/Mg2+ efflux protein ApaG, with translation MGESRKYDITVTVQPQYLEDQSDEAAGRYVFAYHIGILNSGSVPAQLLSRHWIITEAAGSVQEVRGQGVVGEQPQLKPGDSFSYTSGVALSTPVGTMRGSYQFMAEDGTAFEAEIAEFVLSVPRVLH, from the coding sequence ATGGGCGAATCCCGCAAGTACGACATCACAGTGACGGTGCAGCCGCAGTACCTCGAGGACCAGTCCGACGAGGCGGCCGGCCGCTACGTGTTCGCCTACCACATCGGCATCCTCAACAGCGGCTCGGTGCCGGCGCAATTGCTGAGCCGGCATTGGATCATCACCGAGGCGGCCGGCAGCGTGCAGGAAGTGCGCGGCCAGGGCGTGGTCGGCGAGCAGCCGCAGCTCAAGCCCGGCGACAGTTTCTCCTATACCAGCGGGGTGGCGCTGTCGACGCCGGTCGGCACCATGCGCGGCAGCTACCAGTTCATGGCCGAGGACGGCACCGCCTTCGAGGCCGAGATCGCCGAATTCGTGCTGTCGGTGCCGCGCGTATTGCACTGA
- a CDS encoding Smr/MutS family protein yields the protein MLKNKLRNWLAQRDEVLAFCQAPHVDGGGGAALVLLRAPKR from the coding sequence GTGCTGAAGAACAAGCTGCGCAACTGGCTGGCTCAGCGCGACGAGGTGCTGGCGTTCTGCCAGGCGCCGCACGTCGACGGCGGCGGCGGTGCGGCCCTGGTGCTGCTGCGCGCGCCGAAGCGCTGA
- a CDS encoding Smr/MutS family protein: protein MGGLAASWITHRVMPRPKTPLADQLKPIARALREERRPPAPRPPAAPPVETEALLFQREMAGVEPLRRPLPYPHPPAPVSPWPRQRAADEGRVMHDAMTDFWPWDEIESGEELLYLRAGQKLDTLKKLRRGHWVVQAQLDLHGLDTDAARAAVGAFVHDCVRGDKRCVRIIHGKGWARRTASRC, encoded by the coding sequence ATGGGCGGCCTTGCCGCGTCCTGGATCACCCATCGCGTCATGCCGCGCCCCAAGACCCCGCTCGCCGACCAGCTCAAGCCGATCGCCCGCGCCCTGCGCGAGGAGCGTCGCCCGCCCGCGCCCAGGCCGCCGGCCGCGCCGCCGGTCGAGACCGAGGCGCTGCTGTTCCAGCGCGAGATGGCCGGCGTCGAGCCGCTGCGCCGGCCGCTGCCCTACCCGCATCCGCCGGCGCCGGTGTCGCCCTGGCCGCGCCAGCGCGCCGCCGACGAAGGCCGCGTGATGCACGACGCGATGACCGATTTCTGGCCGTGGGACGAGATCGAGAGCGGCGAGGAGCTGCTCTACCTGCGCGCCGGCCAGAAGCTCGACACGCTGAAGAAGCTGCGCCGCGGCCACTGGGTGGTGCAGGCCCAGCTCGACCTGCACGGCCTCGATACCGACGCGGCGCGCGCGGCGGTCGGCGCCTTCGTCCACGATTGCGTGCGCGGCGACAAGCGCTGCGTGCGCATCATCCACGGCAAGGGCTGGGCTCGAAGAACCGCGAGCCGGTGCTGA
- the trxB gene encoding thioredoxin-disulfide reductase — translation MPNVKHSSLLILGSGPAGYTAAVYAARANRKPLLVTGLAQGGQLMTTTDVDNWPADADGVQGPELMQRFQKHAERFGTEIVFDHIHTAKLTEKPIRLIGDSGEYTCDALIIATGASAQYLGLPSEEAFHGRGVSGCATCDGFFYRNQKVCVVGGGNTAVEEALYLANIASHVTLIHRRDTFRAEKILIEHLMEKVESGKISLELNATLDEVLGDDSGVTGVRVKSTQDGSTKNLELTGCFIAIGHKPNTDIFAGQLEMENGYIVTRGGREGNATATSIPGVFASGDVQDHVYRQAITSAATGCQAALDADKYLDTLK, via the coding sequence ATGCCCAACGTCAAGCACAGCAGCCTGCTGATCCTCGGTTCCGGCCCCGCCGGCTACACCGCCGCCGTCTACGCGGCCCGCGCCAACCGCAAGCCGCTGCTGGTGACCGGCCTTGCCCAGGGCGGCCAGCTGATGACCACCACCGACGTCGACAACTGGCCGGCCGATGCCGACGGCGTGCAGGGCCCCGAGCTGATGCAGCGCTTCCAGAAACACGCCGAGCGCTTCGGCACCGAGATCGTGTTCGACCACATCCACACCGCGAAGTTGACCGAGAAGCCGATCCGCCTGATCGGCGACTCCGGCGAATACACCTGCGACGCGCTGATCATCGCCACCGGCGCCTCGGCGCAATACCTCGGCCTGCCGTCGGAAGAGGCCTTCCACGGCCGCGGCGTGTCGGGCTGCGCCACCTGCGACGGCTTCTTCTACCGCAACCAGAAGGTCTGCGTGGTCGGCGGCGGCAACACCGCGGTCGAGGAAGCGCTCTACCTCGCCAACATCGCCAGCCACGTCACCCTGATCCACCGCCGCGACACCTTCCGCGCCGAGAAGATCCTGATCGAGCACCTGATGGAGAAGGTCGAGTCGGGCAAGATCAGCCTGGAACTGAACGCCACGCTCGACGAGGTGCTCGGCGACGACAGCGGCGTGACCGGCGTGCGGGTGAAGTCGACGCAGGACGGCTCGACCAAGAACCTGGAGCTGACCGGCTGCTTCATCGCCATCGGCCACAAGCCCAACACCGACATCTTCGCCGGCCAGCTCGAGATGGAAAACGGCTACATCGTCACCCGCGGCGGCCGCGAAGGGAACGCGACGGCGACCAGCATCCCCGGCGTGTTCGCCTCGGGCGACGTGCAGGACCACGTCTACCGCCAGGCCATCACCAGCGCCGCGACCGGCTGCCAGGCCGCGCTCGATGCCGACAAGTACCTCGACACGCTGAAGTAA
- a CDS encoding MlaE family ABC transporter permease, with translation MSVLRTLLDAIVHLVALRRWPVRRVLMKQVYFSGIQSMPLVLAVGVAVGGIVVSQLHYQIGQSGEATLRLLASITVTELAPLLTVLLMAARSSAAMASELALMRANGELAALERMGIDLYAYLVLPRILGMMLSAAVLTFYFGVAAIVAGAVGVAGFGWRHSLSMLPLSLPLRDLLLCAAKSLAFGAAVATVACARGLAASGSGTEVPVAASQAVIRGLMALFAIDLLFILVRHYL, from the coding sequence ATGAGCGTGCTGCGTACCCTGCTCGATGCGATCGTCCATCTGGTGGCCCTGCGCCGCTGGCCGGTGCGGCGCGTGCTGATGAAGCAGGTCTATTTCTCAGGCATCCAGTCGATGCCGCTGGTGCTGGCCGTCGGCGTCGCGGTCGGCGGCATCGTGGTGTCCCAGTTGCACTACCAGATCGGCCAGAGCGGCGAGGCGACGCTGCGCCTGCTGGCGTCGATCACGGTGACCGAGCTGGCGCCGTTGCTGACCGTGCTGCTGATGGCGGCGCGCTCGAGCGCGGCGATGGCCAGCGAGCTGGCGCTGATGCGCGCCAACGGCGAGCTGGCGGCGCTGGAGCGGATGGGGATCGATCTCTATGCCTACCTGGTGCTGCCGCGCATCCTCGGCATGATGCTGTCGGCCGCGGTGCTGACTTTCTATTTCGGTGTCGCCGCCATCGTGGCCGGCGCGGTCGGCGTGGCCGGCTTCGGCTGGCGCCATTCGCTGTCGATGCTGCCGCTGTCGCTGCCCCTGCGCGACTTGCTGCTGTGCGCCGCCAAGAGCCTGGCTTTCGGCGCCGCGGTCGCAACCGTGGCCTGCGCGCGCGGCCTGGCCGCCAGCGGCAGCGGCACCGAGGTGCCGGTCGCGGCCTCGCAGGCGGTGATCCGCGGCCTGATGGCGCTGTTCGCGATCGACCTGCTGTTCATCCTGGTGCGGCACTACCTATGA
- a CDS encoding MlaD family protein: MKKLAELQLLRDADARFRALPWKLAAFGLTALLGAGLALAFFAWRQGYFEDKTPIYFISDTGTDLRIGMAVKFSGFKIGEVTDLKLEKQGQVGRVRIATLIEDRHLKWVKADSIGRVGKEGFIGDSYIDVGIGDPRLPPVERDTELEFMPAKSLDDVLREVRDRAVPVFDQVELLIRRINDPQGDLNQTLANLRKLSADLHATRGKVDAALTQVDRLAGKEVPATLASARQALERADRSLQSVEAQLPGLLQRTDRTLGNLEAASATARQALDAAAPDAVGLVRDSRELARKGNETVDAVSGAWPLKSLLDPPSSRPPRSDSQGAAP, translated from the coding sequence GTGAAAAAACTGGCGGAACTGCAACTCCTGCGTGATGCCGACGCGCGCTTCCGCGCCCTGCCGTGGAAGCTGGCGGCCTTCGGCCTCACCGCCCTGCTCGGCGCCGGCCTCGCGCTGGCCTTCTTCGCCTGGCGGCAGGGCTATTTCGAAGACAAGACGCCGATCTACTTCATCAGCGACACCGGTACCGACCTGCGCATCGGCATGGCGGTCAAGTTCTCCGGTTTCAAGATCGGCGAGGTCACCGACCTCAAGCTGGAGAAGCAGGGCCAGGTCGGCCGCGTGCGCATCGCCACGCTGATCGAGGATCGCCACCTGAAGTGGGTGAAGGCCGATTCGATCGGCCGGGTCGGCAAGGAGGGCTTCATCGGCGACAGCTATATCGACGTCGGCATCGGCGATCCGCGCCTGCCTCCGGTCGAGCGCGACACCGAGCTCGAATTCATGCCGGCCAAGAGCCTCGACGATGTGCTGCGCGAGGTGCGCGACCGCGCCGTGCCGGTGTTCGACCAGGTCGAATTGCTGATCCGCCGCATCAACGACCCGCAGGGCGACCTGAACCAGACGCTGGCCAACCTGCGCAAGCTGTCGGCCGACCTGCACGCCACGCGCGGCAAGGTCGACGCCGCGCTGACGCAGGTCGACCGGCTGGCCGGCAAGGAGGTGCCGGCCACGCTGGCCAGCGCGCGCCAGGCGCTCGAGCGGGCCGACCGCTCGCTGCAGAGCGTCGAGGCGCAGCTGCCGGGCCTGCTGCAGCGGACCGACCGCACGCTGGGCAATCTCGAGGCCGCCAGCGCGACCGCACGGCAGGCGCTCGACGCCGCGGCGCCCGACGCGGTCGGCCTGGTGCGCGACAGCCGCGAGCTGGCGCGCAAGGGCAACGAGACGGTCGACGCGGTCAGCGGCGCCTGGCCGCTCAAATCGCTGCTCGATCCGCCGTCGAGCCGGCCGCCGCGCAGCGACAGTCAGGGAGCCGCGCCATGA